The following coding sequences lie in one Brevibacterium marinum genomic window:
- a CDS encoding xylulokinase has protein sequence MRIERSLVAGVDSSTQSCKVVIAEPATGEILRDGCAPHPAGTEVDPEAWWSALQQAIVDAGGFADVAAVSISGQQHGLIALDDRGQVIRDALLWNDLRSDAAARRLIAEIGADEFVERTGIVPVASFTAAKLRWLRDHEPNNASRVAAVALPHDWLTWRLLGYGPSSSGAPRGADLEALVTDASDASGTAYFSAATGRYDHELFQAAFGAAAREACGGASQDTSGTTAIRKASDAPGADAGEPEFDGAAVLLPRVLGPHESAGSTPEGILVGPGAGDNAAAALGLGAASGDVVISIGTSGTVFSPTTLEISDASGMVAGFASADGGRLPLVATLNAARVLDSAAGLLRTNHSDVAALALASTPGANGLTLVPYFEGERTPNLPDATARLEGMTLANSSPENVARAFVEGMLCGLADGLDAVLRQGVTISRLLLIGGAARNPAVREVARDIFTVPIDVPEQAEYVAIGAARQAAWTLTGTSPRWQVELVATLHPRPSRVRGQYRSFAHTGLAADHTAPAHEDSDNDHRGSSGADAPLKG, from the coding sequence ATGAGGATCGAACGCTCATTGGTTGCCGGCGTAGACTCCTCGACGCAGAGTTGCAAGGTCGTCATCGCCGAGCCGGCCACGGGAGAGATCCTGCGCGACGGCTGCGCCCCTCACCCTGCCGGGACCGAGGTCGACCCCGAGGCGTGGTGGTCGGCGCTGCAGCAGGCGATCGTGGATGCGGGCGGATTCGCAGACGTGGCCGCCGTGAGCATCAGCGGTCAGCAACACGGTCTCATCGCCCTCGACGACCGGGGGCAGGTCATCCGGGATGCGCTGCTGTGGAACGATCTGCGCAGCGACGCGGCAGCGCGAAGACTCATCGCCGAGATCGGTGCGGACGAATTCGTCGAGCGCACCGGCATCGTCCCGGTCGCCTCCTTCACCGCCGCCAAACTGCGGTGGCTGCGCGACCACGAACCGAACAACGCCTCCCGAGTGGCGGCGGTGGCGCTGCCCCACGACTGGCTGACCTGGCGGCTGCTGGGCTACGGGCCGAGCAGTTCGGGCGCGCCGCGAGGGGCCGACCTCGAGGCGCTCGTCACCGATGCCTCCGATGCCAGCGGCACAGCGTACTTCTCGGCGGCCACCGGACGCTACGATCATGAGCTCTTCCAGGCGGCGTTCGGCGCCGCCGCTCGGGAAGCATGCGGCGGCGCGAGCCAAGACACCTCCGGTACGACCGCGATCCGAAAAGCCTCCGATGCCCCGGGCGCAGATGCGGGCGAACCTGAGTTCGACGGCGCAGCCGTCCTCCTGCCCCGAGTCCTGGGCCCGCACGAAAGTGCCGGGTCCACGCCCGAGGGCATCCTCGTCGGCCCGGGTGCGGGAGACAACGCGGCGGCCGCACTGGGACTGGGAGCCGCCTCGGGCGATGTCGTCATCTCGATCGGCACCTCGGGCACGGTCTTCAGCCCGACCACGCTGGAGATCAGCGATGCCTCCGGCATGGTCGCCGGATTCGCATCGGCCGACGGTGGGCGCCTGCCCCTCGTCGCGACCCTCAATGCCGCTCGGGTCCTCGACTCCGCGGCGGGGCTGCTGCGCACCAATCACAGCGACGTCGCAGCTCTGGCATTGGCATCGACCCCCGGGGCGAACGGACTCACCCTCGTGCCCTATTTCGAGGGCGAGCGCACCCCCAATCTGCCGGATGCCACGGCCAGGCTGGAGGGCATGACGCTGGCGAACTCCTCGCCGGAGAACGTCGCTCGGGCATTCGTCGAGGGCATGCTGTGCGGACTGGCCGACGGCCTCGATGCGGTGCTGCGTCAAGGGGTGACCATCTCACGGCTCCTGCTCATCGGTGGGGCGGCCCGCAACCCTGCGGTGCGCGAGGTGGCCAGGGACATCTTCACCGTCCCCATCGACGTCCCCGAACAGGCCGAGTACGTGGCCATCGGAGCCGCCCGACAGGCGGCGTGGACGCTGACCGGGACCTCACCGAGGTGGCAGGTCGAGTTGGTCGCGACCCTGCACCCGCGACCATCACGGGTGCGCGGCCAGTACCGCTCATTCGCCCACACCGGCCTCGCTGCCGACCACACCGCTCCTGCCCACGAGGACTCCGACAATGATCACCGCGGATCGTCGGGTGCCGACGCACCCCTGAAAGGTTGA
- a CDS encoding glutamate--cysteine ligase: MVDFARSPRSTLGVEWELALLDGGSLDLTPAAEVLLTDVAERAPEFEKQIVGEMLTNTIELVTGVHSTVSGVADDLAASMGALRRLTEDRGIELMSAGTHPFAQWQSQEVRAKDRYLELVDRTQWWGRNMLIFGVHVHVGIDSRDKVLPIVNALLAYVPHLQALSASSPFWGGTDTGYASNRAMMFQQLPTAGLPFQFEQWVDYEKYVGDMLTTGIIDNINEIRWDIRPAPNWGTVEVRVCDGLPTLEEITAITALVQCLVDDLSARLDAGETLPTMPDWFHDENKWRAARYGMDAIIIEDAEADERLVTECLTDEIARLTPIAERLGCADELNSITSIIDRGVPYQRLQNVFKTSDSLTEVTRSLISDLRTSYI; the protein is encoded by the coding sequence ATGGTCGATTTCGCACGCTCACCCCGCTCCACGCTCGGAGTCGAATGGGAACTGGCACTGTTGGACGGTGGCAGTCTCGATCTGACTCCCGCGGCAGAGGTTCTGCTGACCGATGTTGCCGAACGTGCACCCGAGTTCGAGAAGCAGATCGTGGGCGAGATGCTCACAAACACGATCGAACTCGTCACCGGTGTCCATTCGACGGTATCCGGGGTCGCCGATGACCTGGCCGCATCCATGGGGGCCCTGCGTCGGCTCACCGAGGATCGCGGAATCGAACTCATGTCCGCCGGGACCCACCCCTTCGCGCAGTGGCAGTCGCAGGAGGTCCGTGCCAAGGACCGCTACCTCGAACTCGTCGACCGCACCCAGTGGTGGGGGCGGAACATGCTCATCTTCGGCGTGCACGTCCATGTGGGCATCGACTCCCGCGACAAGGTTCTGCCGATCGTCAATGCCCTGCTGGCCTATGTTCCGCACCTGCAGGCTCTGAGCGCATCGTCGCCGTTCTGGGGTGGGACGGACACCGGCTACGCTTCGAACAGGGCGATGATGTTCCAGCAGCTGCCGACGGCAGGACTGCCGTTCCAGTTCGAGCAGTGGGTGGACTACGAGAAGTACGTGGGTGACATGCTCACCACGGGCATCATCGACAACATCAATGAGATCCGCTGGGACATCCGTCCTGCCCCGAACTGGGGAACCGTCGAGGTCAGGGTGTGTGACGGGCTGCCCACGCTCGAAGAGATCACTGCGATCACGGCGCTCGTCCAGTGCCTCGTCGACGACCTCTCCGCCCGCCTCGATGCCGGAGAGACGCTGCCGACGATGCCCGACTGGTTCCACGACGAGAACAAATGGCGTGCCGCCCGCTACGGGATGGACGCGATCATCATCGAAGACGCCGAGGCCGACGAGCGGCTCGTCACCGAGTGCCTGACCGACGAGATCGCCCGTCTCACCCCGATCGCCGAACGTCTGGGCTGTGCCGATGAGCTCAACTCCATCACCTCGATCATCGACCGCGGAGTTCCCTACCAGCGTCTGCAGAACGTGTTCAAGACCAGTGATTCGCTCACCGAGGTGACCCGCTCCCTGATCAGCGACCTGCGCACCTCCTACATCTGA
- a CDS encoding ABC transporter ATP-binding protein, which translates to MATVTFDKAMRQYPQALTPSVNEISLDIADGEFLVLVGPSGCGKSTTLRMLAGLEPVDGGHIRIGDDDVTGLSPRERDIAMVFQNYALYPHMTVGENMAFALKIAGVAKAQRHERVREAAQLLDLEPYLDRRPKALSGGQRQRVAMGRAIVRSPQVFLMDEPLSNLDAKLRVQTRAQIASLTRRLGVTTVYVTHDQVEAMTMGDRVAVLADGRLQQVDTPRALYDRPANLFVAGFMGSPAMNLIDLPVENGTVRIGESEIRLSDAQRSELTGTRVTAGIRPEDFRLESSSGLEVSVDLVEELGADAYVHGRAGMAAGDESIVARVNGRTRVARGDTVRVAPEASRIHLFDSTSGARLSDGAEQTA; encoded by the coding sequence ATGGCAACCGTCACTTTCGACAAGGCAATGCGCCAATACCCGCAGGCGCTGACTCCCTCCGTCAACGAAATCAGTCTCGACATCGCCGATGGCGAGTTCCTCGTCCTCGTCGGACCATCCGGGTGTGGCAAGTCCACGACTCTGCGCATGCTCGCCGGCCTCGAACCCGTCGACGGCGGGCACATCAGAATCGGCGACGACGATGTCACCGGGCTCTCACCCCGCGAACGCGACATCGCCATGGTGTTCCAGAACTACGCCCTCTACCCGCATATGACCGTCGGCGAGAACATGGCCTTCGCACTCAAGATCGCCGGTGTGGCCAAGGCACAGAGGCACGAGCGAGTTCGCGAGGCGGCACAGCTGCTCGACCTCGAGCCCTATCTCGATCGGAGGCCGAAGGCCCTCTCGGGCGGACAGCGGCAGCGTGTGGCCATGGGCCGGGCCATCGTCCGCTCACCCCAGGTGTTCCTCATGGACGAACCGCTGTCCAACCTCGATGCCAAACTGAGGGTGCAGACCCGTGCACAGATCGCCTCACTCACCCGCCGCCTCGGCGTCACCACGGTCTATGTCACCCACGATCAGGTCGAGGCGATGACGATGGGCGACCGAGTCGCCGTCCTCGCCGACGGACGGCTGCAGCAGGTGGATACACCTCGGGCCCTCTACGACCGTCCGGCCAATCTCTTCGTCGCCGGGTTCATGGGCTCGCCGGCGATGAATCTCATCGATCTGCCCGTGGAGAACGGAACGGTGCGGATCGGCGAGTCCGAGATCCGACTCAGTGATGCCCAGCGCTCCGAGCTCACCGGGACTCGGGTGACGGCGGGGATCCGTCCCGAGGACTTCCGGCTCGAGTCGAGCAGCGGCCTGGAGGTGAGCGTGGACCTCGTCGAGGAGCTCGGCGCCGATGCGTACGTGCACGGCCGGGCGGGAATGGCAGCCGGCGATGAGTCGATAGTCGCCCGGGTCAACGGGCGGACGCGGGTGGCCAGAGGTGACACCGTGCGGGTGGCCCCCGAGGCCTCACGCATCCACCTCTTCGACTCGACGTCCGGCGCACGCCTGAGCGACGGTGCAGAGCAGACCGCCTGA